In the Osmia bicornis bicornis chromosome 6, iOsmBic2.1, whole genome shotgun sequence genome, CTACTTCCGAGGagtaatatattcaatgcatGCCTTTGAATCGCACCCATCGTCAGCGAGATCGTCGACTCGACCTAAATACGACATTAGCTATCCTTACTCGAAAACTTAACAGATAAACTCGTGTGCataacttttctttctttcgacTTAACTTACATTGAAAAATAGATAAAGCGAGAACGTATTCTCGCGACTCAACAACCTGTTGCTGACGCATACGACTCCCACCTGTACGTATATATACTTATACACCTGTACACTGATTCACGGTTTTGCCATTTTTGAGTTGACACCTGCGCCATTGAGTCACTCAACCTTTCGCGCCATCTAGttgtttgaattttcaatcCTTCCATTACCATCGCGAGCGTTCCGTGTTAAAAATCATGCGCATGGTAAAAAATACTCGATTCTACTTGAGTAAATGTAATGCTGGGGCCATAAACGCCATAAATGCtaagatttataattttaagtGGCTGCATTTATGCATTAACTATAACGCGACGGAATGCGTAAAAAAAGACCGCTACCCGAGTTATTAATGCCTTATAATTAACAATGCCGTTATAAGATTAGCGCGTTAATCCATGGCCCCAGCATAACTAATATAACAAAAGATTATTATTTCACAAAAGCGCATAACgcttttcatttatttgtaACGACATCTCAAACAAAATACCATAATGAATGCGGGGAAACATGCAggataaatatattttcaaaaaaagaatttagTACACGATCCTCTTGCGTTCAACTTCTGTTAGCGCGATTGCCCCATCCTCTTCTATGCGTGTCTTTATACTCATCCATAGCGCGTAATTGCCTCAATGTATCTGGATCATCTGCATCTATCATTCCTTCCTTTTTAATATCGTCCTCCTCGCTGCCAGTTGCACCGGTATTTACAACGTTTTGTAAACATTTGgaattttgttgttgttgagAAGGATCTGGCCAACTGAAAgtaagaattattaaaaacgaCATTCAAAGGCTATGTTCATTGATCGAATTATAAAGTCTTGGACTCACTCTCCGTCTTTTATGCGTTGATCATAAAATTCTTGAACAGTGAGAATAGGTAAACTAGGATAACCAGCTCCATATACTTTCTTCTGCATTTCGTCTCGGGTAATTATGATCGGCTGTAATTTGTGAGGCGTTGGTTTATGCTTCATTATAGCTTGATCAGACATAGTTTCAGATTTCGACATTCTCTTCATGTGTTCCAGTATCGGTTTCTCCGCAGCCAGCGAGCTCAATTCATCTATTGTTAGATTTACATACAATTTTATAAGAGTTACAAAATATTCTCTCTTAGCTTCGTCATCTATATTCGGATTCGACAAGTTTGCTTTCAGAGTTTCTAAACGCAATTCCAATTCCTTCTGCTCCTTGTATCTCTGTAGTTTCGTGTTTCTTCGGTTTACCTAGGAATTTAAATAACAGCAAAGTTCATTGAAAGATCAATGGACTGCAAGTTGCAGAAAAGTTCTTACCATTTCTGTAATTAATTCCGCGTTCGTTCGAACTCTTCCAGAAGTGCTTTCTTTCtctgattctgatttaatTTCTGGTATCTCGATGTCGGTTAATCCGTAAGCTTTAGCGCGTTTCAAAAAGTCcacaaaatatatttcagCAACGTTAACGATATTCATCCGGTTATCCGAGTTACAAATTTTTGTAGCCAGCGTACCAAGGAAAGCTGGCAATAAGAAATACTTGATGTTTTCTGTAGCCACTTCTTCGAAACTTTCGTTTCCGCTAAACATGTCGACTATGGAGACGAGTTTTGTCGCGTCTTCCAACATTTTCATGGTTCTCTTGACGTCAGACTATAATGTACagcaacaaaaataaaaaaagatatatttatttttatcttaacatacataaaaaaacaaaatttctctaggaatttattaattgttcGAGAAAACACGGGAAAAAAAGTTTGCAAATATCTATGCGTAACCTTAACAATAAATACCTGAACTTTTGAACTGTTTGTAGGTTCGGTTGTTTTATTAAGATCGTTAAACATTTCGAATGCTTTGTCAAATAATTCTGACAGCGTTGCGCTATCTTTTACATCGTGTACCAATTCGGATGAATTTTCTGATGACATGATTGTTGTTTTGACAGTTCTCTTCTTTTGACAGAAGTATACGGTAACCACATAACCGCTTACGGTAGAGGTTATGTACGAACAGAAAAGCTTAAAGTGAAGTTGGCAATAAAGCGCATTTCATACGATCAATCGATTACTCTTTAAAAAAAGTTCAACGCGCCGTCGCTTGTTTGATTTGAAATTAGGATGTCAGGGTGTAAATAAATGTACGcagattatttaaatataggatttttatttgttttaatttcagCTCCGTACAACTGTACGATATTTTGTTTAACAATATTTATCAAAGTTTCACGTAAAGCGGGTATTCGATAAACGAATTTACGATTGTAAAGAATCGAGCAAAGTTGGCTTCCATAAGtattaattcaaattctcCCGCGTAAGTGCGCACGCACAAGTGAGTGGTCCGCCGCAGACTTATATAAAGGAGGCCCTCTCCCTTACATCGGCAGTCTCCCCGCAGCCGCGTAAGGGGAAGGATGGATGCCTAGaggattattattttttctggGGAAGTCCTGAGGATACCATACTCGATACTGTACAATTGTTACCCGATCGTTTCGCTAAAATTCacttacaaaataaataaaactgtAATAATGGATATTTTTCTGATAAGTAACTTTCACCGATGAAatcgattggacgcgttcgtGTAAACATTATTCTTTCAAGTTGTAATTTGCAACCTTTGCGAGGTTTAAGTTAAGTTTCTCTTTTGCCACCACGTTTCCGATCGATCGAAAATTCACCAAATCATCGGTAGAGACAACTTTCAATGGTTATCCTTGTTGAAAGGCACGATCGGTTATCTCCTTATGTGGCTAGGtatagaaatatttgtaattattgtgACAACGCCTTACACTGTTTGCAGTTTTCCATTCGTTCGTCGAATTCCTCTATCTGGAGGGtcatttcaaaaaatttgtaCTTGTCATGAATATTTCTCGTTGCAGTGCGTAGTATATCTTGAGGACTTGTCCCTGGTTcttgaataaaagaaatagtaataaagCATCAGTCTATAAAGAattcatgaaaatttcaacTCGAAGTAGAAATCTGTTCTTACTTATCGCGAGATGAGCAGAAAGCGCTGTTTTATCCAACGAGAGCGCCCAGATACGAAGATTGTGCACCTTGACCACACCCTCGATTTGCATAAACGTACTCTCCACCTGGGAATACTCGAATCCCTTTGGAATTCCTTCCATTAAAACGTTCATCACATCTTTGATTATTGCCACTGTGGTTAGCATCACCAGTatcgaaaataaaaaggtgCAAATTGGATCGACTATGTTCCAATTTGGCTGTAAGTAGGTAATCGTAACGAATTAATAAACAAACGTTTTAGAAGCGGTACACTGATGAAAAGACTAGCTCGTAGTGTACCTTGAAGTAAATAACTAACGCTGCAATCAGCACTCCTACGCTCTGAATGAAATCCCCTACAACGTGGATAAAGGCAGCGCgtacattaatatttttcttatcgtGATGAAAATCTTCgccaatttttccattttccacgTTGTTCGCTTTGTGCGAATCGTGTTCGTGTCCATGCCCATGCGTGTGACCATGTTGGTGCAACGACAAACCCATTCTACAAGATTGaatcattcattttatataGCATCTACTTATATGGATTTAAGTTCAAATAACATTACTAACACTAGATTGATCGCAACGCCAATGGCAGAGGTGATCAACATGACAGTGACATTCAATTCGAAGTCTTTGTGGATTATCCTCTCGACTGCCAGATAAAAAAGGATTCCAGTCACTATCCATATGAGTAGAACCGAAGTCAAAGCACCTATTACCTATAAAAATTCGGTTTTAATGAATTCCAGATGGTATTCTACATTCAGATAGTATTATCAAATACCTACTTCCGCTCTGTACCAGCCAAAAGGCATCTTCCGTGTCGCTGGTCTGCTCGCAACCCATATCGAGAACAGGGAGATCATGAACGACGCGAAATCGGTTAACAGATGCGCTGCGTCCGTCGCGATCGCCAAACTGTTTGACCATATACCACCTGAAAAAATGAACCCATTGTTTTCCCTGAGAATCCGTTTAACTTAAACTCCTTTCGTACTATGTACGGTTCTTTTTCGATACGTATTTTAACGTATGCGTTTCGCTCGTACGTCTATGTATGATAGTGTATTACCTACGATTTCTGCTATCATAAAAATTACGCATAGCGCGCTAGCAAGCAGTAATTTCTTTCTTGCCTTTTTATCGATCTCCTCGTTTCTTTCTCTATGGCAATGATCTTCCGGTACGGCTAAAAGCATAAGACAAATATATAAACGTACGGTCAGATTAGAATAGGATGAAAATGAAAGGATgcgaatatacatatttactGGAAGAACTTTTTTGGAGATCGCCGATTCCATTCTCGTCGATCGACGCGCCCTTCACGACCGTGCAACAACCCGATAGTTTCCCGTGGACGCAGAAGATTACTTTTCTAGAGGTCACGTCGTTCTCCTCGACCTCGTTGTTATTCGGTGGTATGCTCGTCCCGTACCCATATATAGCCTTGTCCTTGAATCTATCGAGCAAAGAAAATCAATTGATTTCAATATGCTATTAGGAATTGCCAATGtagtaattttgattttcGATAAATATCGATATCGTCGACGCATCGCCGCCCATATTTTTCGTTCCCTCTTTTACCCAGTCTTTGACCGGAAACTGAATTTATTTGAAACGCCTAATCGACTCTTCCATTTTTGCGTTTTAATCAGTGCCGTAAACATTTTGTCTTTCCACGAGGAATAAGGACGATTCCAGGTAACCCAAGGATTCATTTTACCAACGCAGGAACCATGTTTCAACATCACGTACCCTTCGCGCATGCGCAGAGGAAGTTAACCTTAATTGGACTATCGCGTCGCGcgcgttgaaaatttattatagatAAAATAGGATTCTCAGACTTGAAATTAGCTCGTTTCGAAGACATAAACGGTGACCTTTTACTTCCAGAActataaaacaaattttccaaTCTCTAGTCAGCGTAATTCGCTCGTTCCTTCTGTTCGTTCGTACGGAACGATTATCCCCAGGTTTTTCTGTGGATGGGTGTATTATTGGCGTGCGGGGATTTTTTTATAAACGTGCCAGGTCAGGCGACAACCGGAAGAGGAGAAACTTTCGCTTCGGCTACCATTCGCTCGAAATTAATTCTAGGCCGTGGTACGTGTCGAAAATGCTTCTCGTTTATTTCGTTCTGGATGTCCCACGACCCTGAACGTTATCGCGCGGTACTCATCGCCGTCGAGCGCATCGTGCTCGAGCGGGGAAAAAAATTCCTCTGAACATCGTATTAAAAAGCgcattattttttttcgaaCCTCTGCTTTAGATATCGGAAATATTGTTTATGATCGTTATCGAAATAACGTAATGAATCCTTATCGAAGTTATCGCGAGAAAAATTACGTTCTGTTTTTGGATTCTCCGTCAATAATGGCGCGATGAGTTTTCGACTTTTTTGGGCTATGACCGAAAGTGCAACGAACGGATCACGTACTCGGATGGTTTTGTTATCAATAGAGGAGGCGAGAGGAGAAAATTTGGATACGTTGACTGGGACGGGGGAGAACGGTGACGCATCTTATTCATTCTTATCGTTATCTGACGACACGGTATCGAGGATGCCGTGTGCAAACAGATATTCGTCAGATCGTTATCCGCGGAGGTACATTTTTTTGCCGAAAACAATTATCCTAGAGCAACGACGATGCCGTGTGCAAAATTGTTCCAAGTGAACAAAGTATATCCGATTTACGGAATCAGCGATTatttttcgagatatcgtggaCGCGTCGATTATAACCTATttacgaatttttatttccatgTACGATGGTTGTAATGTTAGATTggaataagaaaatgaaaacggcatgaaagaaaatcgaacagacgaggaaagaaaatatttggaaaGAAGAGTAACAAGTTAGAATTGTTTATCTCTGACGTGCGTCTTGTCTCGACACGTGCCTCCGTATATCGATAGATCGAGTTCAAATATCGTTTGTGAATTtggaatttcaaataaaattcagaagaaatggaagaaaaCAAACGAAGAGGTTTTCTGATTCATAAAACGGGTATCAAAGAAACACAATGAACGTTACTCGAGCATTACGATTCGACGAGAAATTCGATCGCGATTTGTTTGGTAATCGATCCTATAAACGCAGGCAATCCACGGCTAACCGCAGGTCGTAACTCGATCCCTACTGTTCGTTGATCGATCGATATGATTTCGTCGATATGACAATTTTCCGATTTCTATTCTATCGAAGAAAACTGGTGTACAgtaagaaaattaatgaaattatactACCTAGGGAAAGTAAAGCGCaagagaaaacaaaaagaatgAGAAAAAGATAAGTAAAGAGAGGAAGCGGTGGAAAACTCGCAAATGGTATTTATCGACTTAACAACTACAAAGCAGCGGATAAATTATCGCGACAACGCAGTTTTCACGAAAGGTATAACCGAATAGtaggaaggaaagaaataatgaaaattcaattccagCATGGGGATAGTTGCGTTTCTATcatcttctctttctcttacTTTCGAATAATGTACTATCCGTACTAATGCGTGCGATGGGTTAATCGGTGGGAGAAGGTGGAGGGGAAACGATCGAGCGATCCGATCCGATTCGATCCGAGTCGATACGATTGAATACGGAAGGATATTCGAACTCACAGCTTGATTTTCTCGTCGTCCATGATCCTCGGAACGTTGCTTGTACGGTGGATCTCGATGCTGATCGTGACGTACGACAAGCAGGACGGATCGATTCGCCGGACGATGGATCGATTGAAAATATGGAAAAGAAAAGCGAAAGGAGACGAGAACGACAGACGCGATGACGATGGAGAAGGGGGCGCAGCAGTAGAATCGTCGAGTCAGTCGAACGAATTCGTCGCGTTAAGTC is a window encoding:
- the LOC114874475 gene encoding zinc transporter 2-like isoform X2, which encodes MDDEKIKLFKDKAIYGYGTSIPPNNNEVEENDVTSRKVIFCVHGKLSGCCTVVKGASIDENGIGDLQKSSSTVPEDHCHRERNEEIDKKARKKLLLASALCVIFMIAEIVGGIWSNSLAIATDAAHLLTDFASFMISLFSIWVASRPATRKMPFGWYRAEVIGALTSVLLIWIVTGILFYLAVERIIHKDFELNVTVMLITSAIGVAINLVMGLSLHQHGHTHGHGHEHDSHKANNVENGKIGEDFHHDKKNINVRAAFIHVVGDFIQSVGVLIAALVIYFKPNWNIVDPICTFLFSILVMLTTVAIIKDVMNVLMEGIPKGFEYSQVESTFMQIEGVVKVHNLRIWALSLDKTALSAHLAIKPGTSPQDILRTATRNIHDKYKFFEMTLQIEEFDERMENCKQCKALSQ
- the LOC114874459 gene encoding immunoglobulin-binding protein 1 — protein: MSSENSSELVHDVKDSATLSELFDKAFEMFNDLNKTTEPTNSSKVQSDVKRTMKMLEDATKLVSIVDMFSGNESFEEVATENIKYFLLPAFLGTLATKICNSDNRMNIVNVAEIYFVDFLKRAKAYGLTDIEIPEIKSESEKESTSGRVRTNAELITEMVNRRNTKLQRYKEQKELELRLETLKANLSNPNIDDEAKREYFVTLIKLYVNLTIDELSSLAAEKPILEHMKRMSKSETMSDQAIMKHKPTPHKLQPIIITRDEMQKKVYGAGYPSLPILTVQEFYDQRIKDGDWPDPSQQQQNSKCLQNVVNTGATGSEEDDIKKEGMIDADDPDTLRQLRAMDEYKDTHRRGWGNRANRS
- the LOC114874475 gene encoding zinc transporter 2-like isoform X1 — its product is MEEVIRDDRMSFKDKAIYGYGTSIPPNNNEVEENDVTSRKVIFCVHGKLSGCCTVVKGASIDENGIGDLQKSSSTVPEDHCHRERNEEIDKKARKKLLLASALCVIFMIAEIVGGIWSNSLAIATDAAHLLTDFASFMISLFSIWVASRPATRKMPFGWYRAEVIGALTSVLLIWIVTGILFYLAVERIIHKDFELNVTVMLITSAIGVAINLVMGLSLHQHGHTHGHGHEHDSHKANNVENGKIGEDFHHDKKNINVRAAFIHVVGDFIQSVGVLIAALVIYFKPNWNIVDPICTFLFSILVMLTTVAIIKDVMNVLMEGIPKGFEYSQVESTFMQIEGVVKVHNLRIWALSLDKTALSAHLAIKPGTSPQDILRTATRNIHDKYKFFEMTLQIEEFDERMENCKQCKALSQ